Proteins from one Neodiprion fabricii isolate iyNeoFabr1 chromosome 5, iyNeoFabr1.1, whole genome shotgun sequence genomic window:
- the LOC124183134 gene encoding uncharacterized protein LOC124183134 isoform X3, with translation MILEMILLFYVTSRSIAYNAGLALKEIGEKEYLLIKAKSTLPQHGKCWHDALKDIKASCDNLNDREHSLLALRLANCFLEDSGHITYDCFLNDEEAGRRKCIHDMSDRAFGAYNAFFTQTTNICYFLNQEVWQSETDQTIKQLYRASSRMNQQLLEASAMQSAMLESQREGLMLQNELLHHGQQLGTVIKSSAETVTNMVSDFKENASEQRELLHQIFSHVHVFQNWIVGEVSWFQSIIFYTVGCILCGLFTSSKRTADARITVFVALSLNVVVERMLVQYYNKGNSDDAKRRTIGKFQNSQTNRISVEIFA, from the exons atGATCTTGGAAATGATACTTCTATTTTATGTCACCTCACGAAGCATCGCGTACAATGCTGGCCTGGCGTTGAAAGAGATTGGCGAAAAAGAATATCTCCTAATAAAAG CTAAATCAACTTTGCCACAACATGGTAAATGCTGGCACGACGCGCTTAAGGACATTAAAGCTAGCTGCGACAATTTAAATGACAGAGAACATTCTCTGCTTGCATTGCGATTGGCTAATTGTTTTCTCGAAGACTCCGGCCATATCACTTATGACTGCTTTCTCAACGATGAAGAGGCTGGACGACG AAAATGCATACACGATATGTCTGACCGTGCTTTTGGTGCTTACAACGCATTCTTTACCCAGACGACAAACATTTGTTACTTTTTGAATCAAGAGGTGTGGCAATCTGAAACTGACCAAACCATAAAGCA GTTGTATCGTGCCTCGTCTCGCATGAATCAACAACTACTTGAAGCTTCAGCTATGCAAAGCGCCATGCTGGAGAGTCAAAGAGAAGGACTGATGCTGCAAAATGAACTTCTGCATCACGGACAACAATTAGGCACAGTTATAAAGTCATCGGCTGAAACTGTTACCAACATGGTATCGGATTTCAA AGAAAATGCAAGCGAACAGAGAGAACTCCTGCATCAAATATTCTCTCACGTacatgtttttcaaaattggatTGTCGGCGAAGTTTCGTGGTTTCAGTCTATAATATTTTACACGGTTGGCTGTATATTATGCGGGTTATTTACATCTTCTAAAAGAACAGCCGATGCCAGGATTACCGTGTTTGTTGCACTGAGCTTGAATGTAGTTGTGGAACGAATGTTAGTACAATATTACAACAAAGGGAATTCGGATGATGCCAAG AGACGAACAATTGGAAAATTCCAAAACTCTCAAACGAATCGAATATCAGTTGAAATCTTTGCatga
- the LOC124183135 gene encoding uncharacterized protein LOC124183135 yields the protein MFRIVRIIFIMLGPILQKEIMIRAQFSSTESSAEYLFNVMNQLQEHNRPSPVSADRTTGPGNDFNYFNNDGLQSNSNNQQFPKEILQTEKPAVHDYHRYTHDQKKKVLPDLSVIMNDEQQFAESVTPYYQVPAPQTILKPVQIVKEPAPLGLTRKDLAILYSKALQQGSPLSLSLVKNSFPHGQVPQIIGNQLRLNSGPPGYYYYFYPLKSFMNELQVNHAYNTIQHNIKPQHADLTAASSEKQVANPLFMAISGFIGMALIFMASVLFLPKIENFAARNSSNEYFQLSKVAWDAIEGRDCSERFACELNKLVVNYKFSKRTRRFLENVVPNNLRRQMIRLRKSTKNRPECRLITCKCD from the exons ATGTTCCGAATTGtgaggataatttttataatgcTCGGCCCGATATTACAAAAGGAAATTATGATTCGTGCGCAATTTTCGAGCACCGAATCCAGTGCCGAGTATCTTTTTAATGTGATGAATCAGCTACAGGAACACAATAGACCATCGCCTGTAAGCGCGGATAGAACAACTGGTCCtggaaatgatttcaattaCTTTAATAACGATGGGCTGCAATCGAACTCTAACAATCAGCAATTTCCAAAGGAGATTCTGCAAACGGAGAAGCCGGCTGTTCATGACTATCATCGATACACCCatgatcagaaaaaaaaagttctacCCGATCTTTCAGTCATAATGAACGATGAACAACAATTTGCTGAATCTGTTACACCTTATTACCAG GTTCCGGCTCCtcaaacaattttgaaacccGTTCAAATTGTCAAAGAACCCGCCCCGCTTGGCTTGACACGCAAAGATCTCGCAATACTCTACAGTAAGGCATTACAGCAGGGTTCTCCACTGAGTTTATCattggtaaaaaattcatttcctcATGGGCAGGTGCCTCAGATTATTGGAAATCAACTTAGGCTAAATTCTGGCCCGCCTGGATATTACTACTATTTTTATCCACTGAAAAGTTTTATGAATGAGCTACAAGTCAATCATGCGTACAATACAATT CAACACAATATTAAACCGCAACATGCAGACTTAACTGCAGCATCGTCGGAAAAACAAGTCGCAAATCCACTGTTCATGGCCATCAGTGGATTCATAGGAATGGCGTTGATATTCATGGCATCTGTGCtgtttttaccaaaaatcgaaaatttcgccgcaagaaattcttcgaatgaatattttcaacttagTAAAGTTGCTTGGGATGCGATCGAAGGTCGCGATTGTTCGGAACGATTCGCTTGCGAATTGAACAAACTTGTGGTAAACTATAAGTTCTCCAAAAGAACTCGAAG gTTCTTAGAAAATGTAGTACCAAACAACCTCAGAAGACAAATGATCAGACTCCGAAAATCTACGAAAAACCGCCCAGAGTGTAGATTAATAACGTGTAAGTGTGATTAA
- the LOC124183134 gene encoding uncharacterized protein LOC124183134 isoform X1, translating to MILEMILLFYVTSRSIAYNAGLALKEIGEKEYLLIKAKSTLPQHGKCWHDALKDIKASCDNLNDREHSLLALRLANCFLEDSGHITYDCFLNDEEAGRRKCIHDMSDRAFGAYNAFFTQTTNICYFLNQEVWQSETDQTIKQLYRASSRMNQQLLEASAMQSAMLESQREGLMLQNELLHHGQQLGTVIKSSAETVTNMVSDFKENASEQRELLHQIFSHVHVFQNWIVGEVSWFQSIIFYTVGCILCGLFTSSKRTADARITVFVALSLNVVVERMLVQYYNKGNSDDAKIELSHITWIFRKIVLTFCTVTLIFTSFLYRDEQLENSKTLKRIEYQLKSLHDLKKPVRFSRRLAIRRQQESRELEELKLDSLRSSRRLKDA from the exons atGATCTTGGAAATGATACTTCTATTTTATGTCACCTCACGAAGCATCGCGTACAATGCTGGCCTGGCGTTGAAAGAGATTGGCGAAAAAGAATATCTCCTAATAAAAG CTAAATCAACTTTGCCACAACATGGTAAATGCTGGCACGACGCGCTTAAGGACATTAAAGCTAGCTGCGACAATTTAAATGACAGAGAACATTCTCTGCTTGCATTGCGATTGGCTAATTGTTTTCTCGAAGACTCCGGCCATATCACTTATGACTGCTTTCTCAACGATGAAGAGGCTGGACGACG AAAATGCATACACGATATGTCTGACCGTGCTTTTGGTGCTTACAACGCATTCTTTACCCAGACGACAAACATTTGTTACTTTTTGAATCAAGAGGTGTGGCAATCTGAAACTGACCAAACCATAAAGCA GTTGTATCGTGCCTCGTCTCGCATGAATCAACAACTACTTGAAGCTTCAGCTATGCAAAGCGCCATGCTGGAGAGTCAAAGAGAAGGACTGATGCTGCAAAATGAACTTCTGCATCACGGACAACAATTAGGCACAGTTATAAAGTCATCGGCTGAAACTGTTACCAACATGGTATCGGATTTCAA AGAAAATGCAAGCGAACAGAGAGAACTCCTGCATCAAATATTCTCTCACGTacatgtttttcaaaattggatTGTCGGCGAAGTTTCGTGGTTTCAGTCTATAATATTTTACACGGTTGGCTGTATATTATGCGGGTTATTTACATCTTCTAAAAGAACAGCCGATGCCAGGATTACCGTGTTTGTTGCACTGAGCTTGAATGTAGTTGTGGAACGAATGTTAGTACAATATTACAACAAAGGGAATTCGGATGATGCCAAG ATTGAACTCTCCCACATTACTTGGATATTTCGCAAGATTGTTTTAACATTTTGCACAGTCACTTTGATTTTTACTTCCTTTCTGTACAGAGACGAACAATTGGAAAATTCCAAAACTCTCAAACGAATCGAATATCAGTTGAAATCTTTGCatgatttgaaaaaacctGTTC GCTTTTCAAGAAGACTGGCGATACGACGACAGCAAGAGTCACGAGAATTGGAAGAACTGAAGTTGGACAGCTTAAGGAGCAGCAGGCGTCTCAAAGATGCCTGA
- the LOC124183134 gene encoding uncharacterized protein LOC124183134 isoform X2, with product MILEMILLFYVTSRSIAYNAGLALKEIGEKEYLLIKAKSTLPQHGKCWHDALKDIKASCDNLNDREHSLLALRLANCFLEDSGHITYDCFLNDEEAGRRKCIHDMSDRAFGAYNAFFTQTTNICYFLNQEVWQSETDQTIKQLYRASSRMNQQLLEASAMQSAMLESQREGLMLQNELLHHGQQLGTVIKSSAETVTNMVSDFKENASEQRELLHQIFSHVHVFQNWIVGEVSWFQSIIFYTVGCILCGLFTSSKRTADARITVFVALSLNVVVERMLVQYYNKGNSDDAKVMPRDEQLENSKTLKRIEYQLKSLHDLKKPVRFSRRLAIRRQQESRELEELKLDSLRSSRRLKDA from the exons atGATCTTGGAAATGATACTTCTATTTTATGTCACCTCACGAAGCATCGCGTACAATGCTGGCCTGGCGTTGAAAGAGATTGGCGAAAAAGAATATCTCCTAATAAAAG CTAAATCAACTTTGCCACAACATGGTAAATGCTGGCACGACGCGCTTAAGGACATTAAAGCTAGCTGCGACAATTTAAATGACAGAGAACATTCTCTGCTTGCATTGCGATTGGCTAATTGTTTTCTCGAAGACTCCGGCCATATCACTTATGACTGCTTTCTCAACGATGAAGAGGCTGGACGACG AAAATGCATACACGATATGTCTGACCGTGCTTTTGGTGCTTACAACGCATTCTTTACCCAGACGACAAACATTTGTTACTTTTTGAATCAAGAGGTGTGGCAATCTGAAACTGACCAAACCATAAAGCA GTTGTATCGTGCCTCGTCTCGCATGAATCAACAACTACTTGAAGCTTCAGCTATGCAAAGCGCCATGCTGGAGAGTCAAAGAGAAGGACTGATGCTGCAAAATGAACTTCTGCATCACGGACAACAATTAGGCACAGTTATAAAGTCATCGGCTGAAACTGTTACCAACATGGTATCGGATTTCAA AGAAAATGCAAGCGAACAGAGAGAACTCCTGCATCAAATATTCTCTCACGTacatgtttttcaaaattggatTGTCGGCGAAGTTTCGTGGTTTCAGTCTATAATATTTTACACGGTTGGCTGTATATTATGCGGGTTATTTACATCTTCTAAAAGAACAGCCGATGCCAGGATTACCGTGTTTGTTGCACTGAGCTTGAATGTAGTTGTGGAACGAATGTTAGTACAATATTACAACAAAGGGAATTCGGATGATGCCAAGGTAATGCCGAG AGACGAACAATTGGAAAATTCCAAAACTCTCAAACGAATCGAATATCAGTTGAAATCTTTGCatgatttgaaaaaacctGTTC GCTTTTCAAGAAGACTGGCGATACGACGACAGCAAGAGTCACGAGAATTGGAAGAACTGAAGTTGGACAGCTTAAGGAGCAGCAGGCGTCTCAAAGATGCCTGA